The DNA region GACCCACCACTGGGCAAGACAAAGCTGTCCTCGCCCAATTGCCATAGCTGCACTGCTCGAACCCCATGCGCCCCAGCGGTTGAGTAGCGTATGGGGATGACGACCGTCACTCTCGCTGACCTCCTCGAAGCACTCAATGCCGGCCAGACCATCACAGGCGATTCGCCATTGCACGCCGTCATGCACCAAGCCAGTCAAGACGCCCTCCGAGTGACGGCCGAGCTCAACAGCAGCTACCACGGCGCCGCGGAAGTCCGCGGGCTCCTGTCCCAGCTGACCGGCATCGTCGTGGACGAATCCACGACTGTCTTCCCTCCCTTCTACTCCGACTTCGGGAAGAACATCCGATTGGGCAAACGGGTATTCATCAACTCCGGATGCAAGTTCCAGGACCAAGGCGGCATCGTGATCGGCGACGAC from Leifsonia sp. Root1293 includes:
- a CDS encoding sugar O-acetyltransferase, translated to MTTVTLADLLEALNAGQTITGDSPLHAVMHQASQDALRVTAELNSSYHGAAEVRGLLSQLTGIVVDESTTVFPPFYSDFGKNIRLGKRVFINSGCKFQDQGGIVIGDDCLIGHNAVLATLNHDLDVSRRADMHPGRIVIESNVWLGANVTVVPGVTIGKNSVIGAGSVVTKDVPANSVAVGSPARVVRSLPA